A portion of the Polaribacter cellanae genome contains these proteins:
- a CDS encoding ATP-dependent helicase: MNSYLNSLNEAQKQAVLQKDGPMIIIAGAGSGKTRVLTYRIAHLMQQGVDAFNILSLTFTNKAAREMKERIASVVGVSEAKNLWMGTFHSVFARILRSEADKLGFPSNFTIYDTQDSVRLISSIIKEMSLDKERYKPKQILGRISSFKNSLITVRAYFNDSDLQEADLHASRPKVGEIYKQYVERCFKAGAMDFDDLLLRTNELLARFPESLAKYQDRFRYIMVDEYQDTNHSQYLIVKALADRFQNICVVGDDSQSIYSFRGANIQNILNFQKDYPDVKTFKLEQNYRSTSNIVNAANSVIAKNKTKLDKEVWTSNDAGDSINVMRTISDGEEGRFVAQSIWENHMNNQMQLSDFCVLYRTNSQSRAIEDALRKKNLDYKIYGGISFYQRKEIKDILSYLRILINSNDEEALKRIINYPARGIGATTIDKLTIAANHYKKSIFDIVKYVDKIDLKINSGTKNKLQNFMNMILRLQIEAQTKNAFEIAEIVVKQTQLIKDLEKDGTPEAVSKVENVQELLNGIKDFITDKIEQGEDASLTAFLEDVALATDFDSEKNNDKPSVSLMTIHQSKGLEYSHVYIVGLEENLFPSAMSMNTRSELEEERRLFYVALTRAEKVAYLTYAQTRYRWGKLVDAEPSRFLEEIDDQFLHYITPKVPEPSVNRFVDKSIFDDAPKGIRFQKPIQRKKMERNLAKKKEITIPKNLKKVSQVSPKNNLFDGDIIAGNIVEHNRFGKGTVLGIEGKGPDKKAEIEFATAGKKKLLLQFAKLKVIG, encoded by the coding sequence TTGAATAGTTATTTAAATTCTTTAAACGAAGCTCAAAAACAAGCTGTTTTACAAAAAGATGGCCCAATGATTATTATTGCAGGTGCAGGTTCTGGTAAAACACGTGTGTTAACCTACAGAATTGCGCATTTAATGCAACAAGGAGTAGATGCGTTTAACATTTTGTCGCTTACATTTACCAATAAAGCTGCAAGAGAAATGAAAGAGAGAATTGCTTCTGTGGTTGGGGTTAGCGAAGCAAAAAACCTTTGGATGGGTACATTTCACTCGGTTTTTGCAAGAATTTTACGTTCGGAAGCAGACAAGTTAGGTTTTCCATCAAATTTTACAATTTACGATACACAAGATTCTGTTCGCTTAATTTCTTCAATAATTAAAGAAATGAGTTTGGACAAAGAACGTTACAAACCCAAGCAAATTTTAGGTCGAATATCTTCTTTTAAAAATAGTTTAATTACAGTAAGAGCGTATTTTAATGATTCGGATTTACAAGAGGCAGATTTGCATGCAAGCAGACCAAAAGTGGGGGAGATTTACAAACAATATGTAGAAAGATGTTTTAAGGCAGGCGCCATGGATTTTGATGATTTACTGTTAAGAACGAATGAATTATTAGCACGTTTTCCTGAATCTTTAGCAAAATATCAAGACCGTTTTCGATATATTATGGTCGATGAGTATCAAGATACGAATCACTCGCAATATTTAATTGTAAAAGCGTTGGCAGATCGTTTTCAAAATATTTGTGTGGTGGGAGACGATTCGCAAAGTATTTATAGTTTTAGAGGTGCCAATATTCAGAATATTTTAAATTTTCAGAAAGATTATCCTGATGTTAAAACCTTTAAATTAGAGCAAAATTATCGTTCTACCAGTAATATTGTAAACGCAGCAAATTCTGTAATTGCCAAAAATAAAACGAAGTTAGACAAGGAAGTTTGGACGTCTAATGATGCTGGAGATTCCATAAATGTAATGCGTACCATTTCCGATGGTGAAGAAGGACGTTTTGTGGCACAATCTATTTGGGAAAACCACATGAATAATCAAATGCAATTGAGCGATTTTTGTGTCTTATACAGAACAAATTCTCAATCGAGAGCCATTGAAGATGCATTGAGAAAGAAAAATTTAGACTATAAAATTTACGGTGGAATTTCCTTTTATCAGCGAAAAGAAATCAAAGATATTTTGTCTTACCTGCGTATTTTAATCAATTCGAATGATGAGGAAGCATTAAAAAGAATTATTAATTACCCAGCAAGAGGAATTGGTGCAACAACGATAGACAAACTAACAATCGCAGCGAATCATTATAAAAAATCGATTTTCGATATTGTAAAATATGTCGATAAAATAGATCTAAAAATAAATTCTGGCACAAAAAATAAGTTACAGAATTTTATGAATATGATTTTGCGTTTACAAATTGAGGCGCAAACCAAAAACGCCTTCGAAATTGCAGAAATCGTTGTAAAACAAACCCAATTAATTAAAGATTTAGAAAAAGATGGCACACCTGAAGCGGTTAGTAAAGTAGAAAATGTGCAAGAATTATTAAACGGAATTAAAGATTTTATTACCGATAAAATTGAACAGGGAGAAGATGCCTCATTAACAGCATTTTTAGAAGATGTTGCTTTGGCGACAGATTTCGATTCAGAAAAAAATAACGACAAGCCAAGCGTTTCTTTAATGACCATTCATCAATCGAAAGGATTGGAATATTCGCATGTGTATATTGTTGGTTTAGAGGAAAATTTATTTCCATCTGCCATGAGTATGAACACCAGAAGCGAGTTGGAAGAGGAGCGCAGATTATTTTATGTAGCCTTAACCAGAGCCGAAAAAGTTGCCTATTTAACCTACGCACAAACACGTTACAGATGGGGGAAATTGGTAGATGCAGAACCAAGTAGGTTTTTAGAAGAAATAGACGACCAGTTTTTACACTATATTACGCCAAAAGTACCAGAACCTTCTGTAAATAGGTTTGTAGATAAAAGTATTTTCGATGATGCACCCAAAGGAATTCGTTTCCAAAAACCCATTCAGCGTAAAAAAATGGAACGAAATTTGGCTAAAAAGAAGGAAATTACCATTCCTAAAAACTTAAAAAAAGTTTCGCAAGTTTCACCAAAAAATAATCTTTTCGATGGAGATATTATCGCAGGAAATATTGTAGAACACAATAGATTTGGCAAAGGAACCGTTTTAGGAATCGAAGGAAAAGGCCCAGATAAAAAAGCAGAAATTGAATTTGCAACAGCAGGAAAAAAGAAATTATTATTACAATTTGCGAAATTAAAAGTTATTGGGTAA
- a CDS encoding nucleotide exchange factor GrpE — MSKKENIKEEEVINEQETAQVEENQEIEAEVVKEEPTVEELLQAEKDKFLRLFAEFENYKKRTTRERIELFKTAGQEVMTSLLPVVDDFERALSHIEEDKEAEELRKGVLLIYQKFYNTLEQKGLSKIETKAGDIFDAEIHEAITQIPAPSKDMKGKVIDCVEKGYKLGDKIIRYPKVVIGQ; from the coding sequence ATGAGTAAGAAAGAAAATATAAAAGAAGAAGAAGTAATAAACGAGCAAGAAACTGCTCAAGTTGAAGAAAATCAAGAGATTGAAGCAGAGGTTGTAAAAGAAGAACCAACAGTAGAAGAGCTACTTCAAGCCGAAAAAGATAAATTTTTACGATTATTTGCAGAGTTCGAAAACTATAAAAAGAGAACAACAAGAGAAAGAATTGAACTATTTAAGACAGCAGGACAAGAAGTTATGACATCTTTACTGCCAGTTGTAGATGATTTCGAACGTGCCTTGTCACATATCGAAGAAGACAAAGAAGCAGAAGAACTAAGAAAAGGAGTTTTATTAATTTATCAGAAGTTTTACAACACCTTAGAGCAAAAAGGATTATCGAAAATAGAAACCAAAGCTGGCGATATTTTTGATGCGGAGATCCATGAAGCAATTACACAAATTCCTGCACCATCAAAAGATATGAAAGGAAAAGTAATTGATTGTGTTGAAAAAGGATACAAGCTAGGAGATAAAATAATCCGTTATCCAAAAGTGGTAATAGGACAGTAA
- a CDS encoding alkaline phosphatase family protein, whose product MKNILLFITLSISTITFSQKKKVLLVGIDGLQLEQLAKVNTPNFDKFNIKKGFNGGLLGTDSQQVTSSGPSWVTILTGVWADNHKVTSNSPNQVSASKSVFNYIKTSNSNLKTASISTWKNINLLLYKDMYLVDFSTQGGLDDYSTKIAVDLIGEKGLDFIFIHLDDVDHAGHAYGFGEKYSSSILKMDENIGQLLKATAHRNKNFNEDWLVILVTDHGRDAKGFGHGNQTISEKTIFVGLNKKGNSFFESVNNDKKINSIQELEKQTIPQTAVVPTILKYLNIPIKNEWKLDAKPLIN is encoded by the coding sequence ATGAAAAACATTTTATTATTTATAACCTTATCAATATCTACAATTACTTTTTCACAAAAAAAGAAAGTTTTATTGGTAGGAATTGATGGCTTACAATTAGAACAATTAGCAAAAGTAAACACACCAAATTTCGATAAATTCAATATAAAAAAGGGTTTTAATGGAGGTTTACTGGGTACAGATTCGCAACAAGTAACTTCCAGTGGTCCAAGCTGGGTAACCATTTTAACAGGGGTTTGGGCAGATAATCATAAAGTTACAAGTAATTCTCCAAACCAAGTTAGTGCTTCTAAAAGTGTTTTTAATTATATAAAAACTTCGAACTCTAATTTAAAAACGGCAAGTATTTCAACTTGGAAAAACATTAATTTATTACTATATAAAGATATGTATTTGGTAGATTTTTCTACACAAGGTGGTTTGGATGATTATTCAACAAAAATAGCTGTAGATTTAATTGGAGAAAAAGGGTTAGACTTTATCTTTATTCATTTAGATGATGTAGATCATGCAGGACATGCATATGGTTTTGGAGAAAAATATTCAAGTTCAATTTTAAAAATGGATGAAAATATTGGTCAACTTTTAAAAGCAACAGCACATAGAAATAAAAATTTTAACGAAGATTGGTTAGTCATACTAGTAACAGATCATGGTAGAGATGCCAAAGGTTTTGGGCATGGAAACCAGACAATTTCAGAAAAAACAATTTTTGTGGGTTTAAATAAAAAAGGAAACTCTTTTTTTGAAAGTGTAAACAACGATAAAAAAATCAATTCTATTCAAGAATTAGAAAAGCAAACCATTCCGCAAACAGCAGTTGTGCCAACAATTTTAAAATATTTAAACATTCCCATAAAAAACGAATGGAAATTAGATGCCAAGCCTTTAATAAATTAA
- the dnaJ gene encoding molecular chaperone DnaJ: MAKQDYYEILGISKSASQAEIKKAYRKMAIKHHPDKNPDDKNAEEKFKLAAEAYEVLSDENKKARYDQYGHAAFDGPQGGGGFGGGGMNMEDIFSQFGDIFGGAGGGFGGGFGGFGGGGGQRQARVKGSNMRIRVKLTLEEIAKGVEKKVKVRRKVQADGVTYKTCTTCNGSGQQMRVTNTILGRMQTATTCGTCSGAGEIMSSKPNGADAQGLITKEETVSINIPAGVTEGVQLKVGGKGNDAPGKNSISGDLLVLIEEIPHDKLKREGTNIHYDLYINFSEAVLGVSKEVETVTGKVKIKIEPGTQSGKILRLKGKGLPSIERYGTGDFLIHINVWTPQHLDKEQKQFFEKMSDNENFTPNPNVSDKSFFEKVKDMFS, encoded by the coding sequence ATGGCAAAACAAGATTATTACGAAATATTAGGAATTTCTAAATCGGCTTCACAAGCAGAGATTAAAAAAGCCTACAGGAAAATGGCAATTAAACATCATCCAGATAAAAATCCGGACGATAAAAATGCTGAAGAAAAATTTAAGTTGGCAGCAGAAGCCTACGAAGTTTTAAGCGACGAAAACAAAAAAGCACGTTACGATCAATATGGTCATGCAGCTTTCGATGGTCCACAAGGTGGTGGCGGTTTTGGAGGAGGAGGCATGAATATGGAAGACATATTCAGTCAGTTTGGAGATATTTTCGGAGGAGCTGGAGGCGGTTTTGGCGGAGGCTTTGGAGGTTTTGGTGGTGGTGGAGGCCAACGTCAAGCTAGAGTAAAAGGAAGTAATATGCGTATTCGTGTAAAACTTACTTTAGAAGAAATCGCAAAAGGAGTAGAGAAGAAAGTAAAAGTGCGTAGAAAAGTACAAGCAGATGGAGTTACTTATAAAACGTGTACTACTTGTAACGGATCTGGGCAACAAATGCGTGTTACCAACACTATTTTAGGTAGAATGCAAACTGCCACAACTTGTGGAACTTGTTCTGGAGCTGGAGAAATAATGAGTAGCAAACCAAATGGAGCAGATGCACAAGGTTTAATTACAAAAGAAGAAACAGTTTCTATAAATATTCCTGCAGGTGTAACAGAAGGTGTTCAGTTAAAAGTTGGAGGAAAAGGGAATGATGCTCCTGGGAAAAATTCTATTTCTGGAGATTTATTAGTACTTATTGAGGAAATTCCACATGATAAATTAAAGAGAGAAGGCACAAATATTCACTACGATTTATACATAAACTTTTCTGAAGCAGTTTTAGGAGTTAGTAAAGAAGTAGAAACAGTTACAGGAAAAGTAAAGATTAAAATTGAGCCAGGAACACAATCTGGTAAAATATTAAGATTAAAAGGAAAAGGTTTACCAAGTATCGAAAGATATGGAACAGGAGATTTCTTGATTCATATTAATGTTTGGACGCCTCAACATTTAGATAAAGAACAAAAGCAGTTTTTTGAAAAAATGTCTGATAATGAGAATTTTACACCAAACCCTAATGTGTCTGACAAATCTTTCTTCGAAAAAGTAAAAGATATGTTTTCATAA
- a CDS encoding DUF3307 domain-containing protein, with translation MLLFLKILLAHILGDFVFQPEKWVKDKEEKKMKSVKLYVHMAVHAILLLLFLQFNLKEYWLGFTIILISHYIFDVLKLTFQTKKSKRLWFFIDQLLHLLVLFCVATLYSEFNFNFDELFTSKILLLLIGILLITNVSSIIIKVFITQWNPENKKENDDSLAKAGRYIGILERLFVFVFVITNHWEAIGFLLAAKSVFRFGDLTSSKDRKLTEYILIGTLLSFGLAIIIGILYSYFVTLI, from the coding sequence ATGCTTTTATTTTTAAAAATTTTGTTGGCACATATTTTAGGAGATTTTGTTTTTCAACCCGAAAAATGGGTAAAAGACAAAGAAGAAAAGAAAATGAAATCTGTAAAACTGTATGTTCACATGGCAGTTCATGCAATTTTATTATTGCTTTTTTTGCAATTTAATTTAAAGGAATATTGGCTTGGTTTTACAATTATTCTTATTTCTCATTATATTTTTGATGTCTTAAAACTCACTTTTCAAACTAAAAAAAGTAAACGCCTTTGGTTTTTTATAGATCAACTTTTACATCTTTTAGTTTTATTTTGTGTAGCTACTTTATATTCTGAATTCAATTTTAATTTTGATGAACTTTTTACGAGTAAAATATTGTTATTATTGATTGGAATTCTATTGATAACAAACGTTTCCTCTATAATTATTAAAGTTTTTATTACACAATGGAATCCTGAAAACAAAAAAGAAAACGACGATTCTCTTGCAAAAGCAGGACGTTATATTGGTATTTTAGAACGTTTATTTGTATTCGTTTTTGTAATTACAAATCATTGGGAAGCCATTGGTTTTTTACTGGCAGCAAAGTCGGTTTTTAGGTTTGGAGATTTAACATCTTCTAAAGACAGAAAATTAACAGAATATATTTTAATTGGTACTTTATTAAGTTTCGGGTTGGCAATTATCATCGGAATCTTATATTCGTATTTTGTAACTCTTATTTAA
- the murA gene encoding UDP-N-acetylglucosamine 1-carboxyvinyltransferase yields MASFKIEGGHKLSGIITPQGAKNEVLQILCAVLLTPERVVVNNVPDIIDVNKLIFILGELGVKVEKLSRNSYAFQADNINLNYLESLDFKRDGSSLRGSIMIVGPLLARFGKGYIPRPGGDKIGRRRLDTHFEGFIRLGAKFRYNKEESFYGVEAEELTGVEMLLDEASVTGTANILMAAVLATGTTKIYNAACEPYIQQLSKMLNSMGAKISGVGSNLLIIEGVDTLGGCEHTVLPDMIEIGSWIGVAVMTRSELTIKNVSWNNLGQIPNVFRKLGITLERRGDDIYIPAQESYKIQNYIDGSVLTVADAPWPGFTPDLLSIVLVIATQAKGTVLIHQKMFESRLFFVDKLIDMGAKVILCDPHRATVIGQNHKSQLKATKMTSPDIRAGISLLIAALSANGTSIINNIEQIDRGYENIEARLKSIGAKIERIED; encoded by the coding sequence ATGGCATCATTTAAAATTGAAGGAGGACACAAATTAAGCGGAATAATAACACCACAAGGAGCAAAAAACGAAGTTTTACAAATATTATGTGCAGTTTTATTAACGCCAGAAAGAGTAGTTGTAAATAATGTGCCAGATATTATAGACGTAAATAAATTAATTTTTATTCTTGGAGAATTAGGTGTAAAAGTTGAAAAATTAAGCAGAAATTCTTACGCTTTTCAAGCAGACAATATCAATTTAAATTATTTAGAATCCTTAGATTTTAAAAGAGATGGAAGTTCTTTGCGTGGCTCAATTATGATTGTGGGGCCACTTTTAGCACGTTTTGGAAAAGGATACATTCCACGTCCAGGAGGCGATAAAATCGGTAGAAGACGTTTAGATACGCATTTCGAAGGTTTTATTAGATTAGGCGCAAAATTCCGTTATAACAAAGAAGAATCTTTCTATGGAGTTGAAGCAGAAGAGCTAACAGGTGTAGAAATGTTATTGGATGAAGCTTCTGTAACAGGAACTGCAAACATTTTAATGGCAGCAGTTTTAGCAACTGGAACCACAAAAATTTACAATGCCGCTTGCGAACCTTACATTCAGCAATTATCTAAAATGCTGAATTCTATGGGTGCAAAAATCTCTGGAGTTGGCTCAAACTTATTAATTATCGAAGGCGTAGATACTTTAGGTGGTTGTGAGCATACAGTTTTACCAGATATGATTGAAATTGGTTCTTGGATTGGTGTTGCAGTAATGACACGTTCTGAATTAACCATTAAAAACGTAAGTTGGAACAACCTTGGGCAAATACCAAATGTGTTTAGAAAATTAGGAATTACTCTAGAAAGAAGAGGAGACGATATTTATATTCCGGCTCAAGAGTCTTATAAAATCCAGAATTATATAGATGGTTCTGTATTAACAGTTGCAGATGCACCTTGGCCTGGATTTACACCAGATTTATTAAGCATTGTTTTAGTAATTGCAACACAAGCAAAAGGTACGGTTTTAATTCATCAAAAAATGTTCGAAAGCCGTTTGTTTTTTGTTGATAAACTAATTGATATGGGCGCAAAAGTTATCTTGTGCGATCCACACAGAGCAACCGTAATTGGGCAAAACCATAAGTCGCAGTTGAAAGCAACAAAAATGACTTCGCCAGATATTAGAGCAGGAATTTCCTTGTTAATTGCAGCACTTTCCGCAAATGGAACTTCCATAATTAATAATATTGAACAAATAGATAGAGGTTACGAAAACATAGAAGCTCGTTTAAAATCTATTGGCGCAAAAATTGAAAGGATTGAGGATTAG
- a CDS encoding DUF4290 domain-containing protein, producing the protein MTFDLEYNSERPLMIIPEYGRHIQKLVDHCVALEAKEERDTMAKAIVDVMGNLQPHLRDVPDFKHKLWDQLYIMSDFKLDAESPYPVPSREELQEKPERLPYPKYASKYRYYGNNIQTMIDVALSWEDGEKKEALIYTIANHMKKCYLNWNKDTVDDAVIFNHLYDLSDGKFDLRNSEEELSESKNLLRKRNSQGQNNSKNNHKKSHHNNKNRKR; encoded by the coding sequence ATGACATTCGATTTAGAATACAATTCAGAAAGACCATTAATGATCATACCAGAATATGGTAGACATATCCAAAAATTAGTAGACCACTGTGTAGCTTTAGAAGCTAAAGAAGAACGCGATACAATGGCAAAAGCAATTGTAGATGTTATGGGGAATTTACAACCACATTTACGTGATGTTCCAGATTTTAAACACAAATTATGGGACCAATTGTATATTATGTCCGATTTTAAATTGGATGCAGAATCTCCATATCCAGTTCCTTCAAGAGAAGAATTACAAGAGAAACCAGAACGTTTGCCTTACCCAAAATACGCATCGAAATATAGATATTATGGAAATAATATTCAAACCATGATAGATGTTGCTTTAAGCTGGGAAGATGGAGAAAAAAAAGAGGCATTAATTTATACCATTGCAAATCACATGAAAAAATGTTATTTGAATTGGAATAAAGATACTGTAGACGATGCTGTAATTTTTAATCATTTATACGATTTATCTGACGGGAAATTCGATTTAAGAAATTCTGAAGAAGAATTATCTGAAAGTAAAAACTTGTTAAGAAAAAGAAATTCTCAAGGGCAAAATAACTCGAAAAACAACCATAAGAAATCGCACCATAACAATAAAAATAGAAAAAGATAA
- a CDS encoding sigma factor-like helix-turn-helix DNA-binding protein, translating to MTSILTGDIINSRKKSDAFWLQALKETLKTFGKSPNNWQVYRGDSFQLEIKKPEEALYAALKIKSHLKKTAEIDVRIGIGVGKTAYKDVNITESNGEAFINSGFAFDNYLKKQNLAIKTPWQDFDEEMNIALDLALLTIDSWTQNSAEVFNLSLENREATQKEIAKILGITQGRVSERQKRAGFEPIMNLETRFRKIIKQKISE from the coding sequence ATGACAAGTATTTTAACTGGAGACATTATAAATTCAAGAAAAAAAAGTGATGCTTTTTGGTTACAAGCTTTAAAAGAAACTTTAAAAACTTTTGGAAAATCGCCCAATAACTGGCAGGTTTATAGAGGCGATAGTTTCCAGTTAGAGATAAAAAAACCAGAAGAAGCATTGTATGCCGCTTTAAAAATAAAATCTCATTTAAAGAAAACTGCAGAAATTGATGTTCGAATTGGCATTGGAGTCGGAAAAACAGCATATAAAGATGTAAATATTACAGAATCTAATGGAGAAGCCTTTATAAACTCTGGTTTTGCATTTGATAATTATTTAAAAAAACAAAATTTAGCCATAAAAACACCTTGGCAAGATTTTGATGAAGAAATGAATATTGCGTTAGATTTGGCACTATTAACCATAGATTCTTGGACACAAAATTCTGCCGAAGTTTTTAATTTATCTTTGGAAAATAGAGAAGCGACCCAAAAAGAAATCGCAAAAATTTTAGGAATTACACAAGGTAGAGTTAGCGAACGACAAAAACGTGCCGGCTTTGAACCTATTATGAATCTTGAAACTCGTTTTAGAAAAATTATCAAACAAAAAATATCTGAATAA